DNA sequence from the Falco biarmicus isolate bFalBia1 chromosome 5, bFalBia1.pri, whole genome shotgun sequence genome:
AAATACAGCACTTTATATGCTGTGCTCAGCATAAAGCAGATTAATCAAATACAGGTAGTCGAATTAATTTAAGGTCAGCAGAAGATATTTTACAGTTTATGACATGTAGAAGAAATTATGTGATCCAAACGCCTAAAATTTACATATATACAGATTTAAAGTTACATATAATACACAGGTAAAATCCAGTTCATATTAAGAGACAATCATACATTCCTAACATAAATGTCAATATCAGTCAATAAATCAGTCAATAAACTGGTGTTGTTTAGCACTGCAGGGAAAAGTTGTAAGCACAATTCTCTATTAAAGTCAAAGAACAACGGAAGACTCTGCAGGAGCGTGAGAGGTATTAGTTGTACCAAAGTCACCTGAACAGATATGACAGATACTGTTATCACTATGTCTGGCAAGATCACAGCTGAAGCCAGAACACAGTTCAGAGAAACATTAATTATCATGCCCCAAGAAAAGCTGCCAGATTCTGTTAAAAGGAGCTGAAAAATATAATGTATTAACAACAGGTGCATTATTTTACAAAGTATTGAAAAATCCATGGCCCATGTTGGACCATGATCTTTGGCAACAGATCCAAACCTGGGGAACACATCACACCACAAAGTGTGCATCCATTTAATTTCTTGGTGCACTAACTAGCTCCAAGAGCCTGACCAGATTCTGAGGCAGGAGACTGAATGTAGTTAAAGAATGTGCCTTGCCTTCCCTCTTCAGTAAAGTGACCCCTGTGCACTCATTAAATTTTATTCTGCAGGTAATTGCTGACTAAAACCATAGCAAGTCTGCACTCAACCTTGCTGGTCAAAGGAAGCATTGCCTTTATTATGATTTCTTGCCACTGAAGGTATTTAATAAGAAGGGAGTCAGATTTTCTGAGAGACCTACACAACTGAGAGCTTTATTAATTGGCACAACAGAAATAGGATAGCATTAGTGATAGTTTACGATTGAAGTAGAAAATGGCATATATTTTCCATCAACAGGATAATAAACACTGATTTGttaaacatgttttgtggtgttgGTAAAGAAGATGTTTTTGCTTCAGGTGCCTTTGTAATGCATTTATGAGGTTACACTGTTCTAACACTAAGCATGTGTAACAACAATATAGGTGGTCCTAATAAATGATGCAATGTAGTGTTTAACAAGTGGAACATGCTCTCTTGAATATACTATGCACTATGTAACCATAAAGAGCTTACAAAAAACCTGTAAATTGTATTTTAGGGGCCAAAAGAGAGCATTTGACTGATGTAGTATTTTTGGAAACACTTTTCCTGTGGCAAGATCACTGGCAGCTatcatttttctcattctgacCAAGATAAAGATTATCTGAGTATACAAGCAATAACAAATCTTCTGCTGCCTAGAATGCTTTCTAGTGCTCTCTTCAATTTCAGCAATAGGCTATTAATTCACTGCttgttcagctgcttctttgcaAAAACTACGATAACCTCCTTGTAACTTTATTAGGTTTCACACAACTGGAGGGGCAAACCTGGCAGGGAACTAAGAGCTGAGCAAGCTCCATCTTCCACTAAATACTaccagaaaacaagaaaatggaaaagtgcACTGCTGTACACACCCACTGACTGTCCCTCCAAATCAACCAAAAAATTCAGTtactgtaaaaggaaaaataagattgAGAAGCAATGTGCTGAACAAGCACTAAATGGTTAACGTTCCCCAGCCATGAAGCCAGGAATGAGTACCCACTAGGTCCCGTCCAGAAAAACATATTAGCACCATCATAAACCACGCCAGCAGATACTGACACAAGATGCTGGGATCCATCCAGGGAGTGATTCAGAAGAgaacaaacaataaaaagacaGGCATTGAGGTGACATCTGCAGAGGCTGAAGAACAATTTCCAGAGAATGAATGTCTTTTAATGAACCGAGGTTTAACTGTTACCAGGTCTCATTAGAGATCATTACTATCAAAACCAGTAAGAGCTGCTTGTATCCCTTTGTCCCTGCAGGACATGTCTGAGAGACAATAAACCTCTCTCCCTGTTCTCCAGTGTCAGCTTGTTACTGCCAGCACTGGCTATAATTGAATAAGCTTTATTCAGATGATAGCTAAGTTTAGCAGACATTAGCATCAAGTCTCTAAAGGGGTGAAAATGAGGGAAGaaagctttaaataaataaagtaatatTGAATAACTTACGCAATCTCTGGCAAAGCGAACCTCCGTGCCAGCGGAGCCTAGCAGAGTTAAATCTGGGGTTTGGAGCCTGACTGAGACAAAACATGACCGCGTTGCTGCTGTCCCCCTTCCTCCTGGCCTGCTATTATTACACCTGTGATGGCTAGAGGCTCCTCGGAGTCCCCACTGCAGTGGTTTTGTGAAGGTGTAGCGCAGGCAGCCTGTGGGCCAGCTGCCGGGCCACACACAGCAGAGGCGGAGGAGAGAAGTGCGGGTAAATGAGAACCACCAGCATGAACCCGACGTGCCCACTGCTCAGCACGGCTCTGAGGTACTCGCCACATAACACGACGCCACAACATGGCGCCACGGACCTTCCCGCCCAACACGCGCCGCAGCTCCCTCTGCGCATGCGCGACAGGCCGCGCGCGGTGCCGGAACTGTGGCGGTGAGGAAAACGGAAGTGGCGTCACGCGCGGGCGGAAGTGTGGCGCCGAGACACAGGAAGTTGGCCGCCGGCGGGGGGTACGCCGGCATGTCGGCCTCCCTGCTGCGGCGaggcctggagctgctggaggcgCCGGGTGAGCCCGCGGGGACCGGGGGCTGTGGGGGCGTGGAGAGGGTGATTCCTGGCGTGCGGCTCGGGTCACTCCGTCCCTCCTCCCGCTGCAGGCCGGGGAAAGGCGCCGCCGGGACTCACGGAGGGGCGGGACGGCCCCAGGGCGGCGGGCGCTGCGAGGCGGAGGAAGAGGGCGCCGGAGCCCCGCAGGAACAAGGCCACGGTCAAGGGCAGAGTCGTGAAGTCAGTGATAGgtgagtcccagcccacctccgGGGGAAGAGAGGCAGCTTTGCCGCCCTCCACAGCCCTCGCACCGGGTCCCCTTGTGGTGTCCCACAACCACCCTCCCGGTCGTTTGTATCCATCCCTTCCTATCCTTCTGGATGCCTTCTGGTGTCCCCGGCTTAAACACAGCCTGATCTGTGAACATGCCCCAGTTCCTGAGCTGTCTTTTTCTCCCGGGACTTTGCTGAtccttctctgtctctctctgcaTACTGCCTGGATGAGCAGCTGATGTGTTTTATCCCTCTCTTCTTTGTTCTAGAGGAGTATCATAAGAAGAAGGCTGTGAATCACTTGAGAGCAAACCTGCAGTACATGTTGAAGGGACAATTTGTTGCAAACAAAGCCATCACAGAACAAGTAAGACTGTCATTTCTGTTTGGGAGTCTGCTTCTGCTGAGGGACACAGGTGAATGGGAGTGATCCCCAGATCTTCCAGTTAGACCCTGTGCAAAGGAGTCAGGTTAAGCTTCTGGTTGCAAATGATCTTGAGGAATTTCTGTGTGCACTGGCAAATAACTTACTAAGCTTTAAACTCTTGTTGATATGTTGTCGCCTGTGATGTTTTCTGATACTAATTAAAATGTACTGACAGCTGTTGGCTTTTCTTAATTATCAAAGATCTTTCGTAGCTTCAGCTGGCAAAGAAGCCCTGGTTCAGACCTTCACCTTACTGTCTATTGACCTGGCCTTCTCTGTAGCTGCAGGCTGTTCAGCAAGGAACCAGAtgtgctgctggctcatgtAGTAAGAATTTAATAGCACCTTGAATGATGTTTCTCATAACTTGAGAATTTAACCAGTGGTCTTCCCCAAAAGGTAGTCTCATGCCAGGATTTGTAGAGGAGAAGAGCTGACTCTGCTAGAATTTTGGGCTATCTTTATGAGATACAGGCTGTTAATTTACATAAAACAGTGGTTTAGGCAGTGTTTCTCAGGCTGGAGGTTGTGAAAGGAGGTGATAATATATTAGAAAATGCTGATGGAATTCAACCAACTTGTTGGGTTTTCAGGTTGTGTCATGGACAGACAGGATAAAATAAGGTCATAGTTTCAGAATATCTCTGTGACCTTACCAGAGAGTAGTTTTCCTATTTGACTCCAAATACCAAGTTGGTATTTGCTGTTGTCCCAGTGACCTGCTTTGATTAACATCGGTGATTGCCTCTCGACTTTTCTTTGAAGGTATTCAAGGTTATAGCAGGGTACTAGTAGAGTAGCAGAGATGTTGCAGGTGAGCTTGAAAATCacagttttgtggtttggtcTGGATAACaatgacttatttttttccttttttattatctGAAGGTTCTTGCTCAGAACAGAGGCAGGAAGGCCAAAGATCAGCCTCCAAAGAAGATGGCAAAGAAGAAGCCTGAGGGCACTGTCTTTACTGAGGAAGATTTCCGTAAATTTGAGAGAGAATACTTTGGGAGACCATAAACAACATGACAGGGATTCTTGCAGCTCCAGTCCTTCTGCAGCTTGAGTGCTCAGCATACAGAACTGGCTATTTTGTTGGTGTATTTGAGGTAGTACATCAGAGATGTGCATCTGTCAGGGTGGGCTTTAATGTCATacttgcagagcagctctgcgTCTGTGCAGAACTTGTTACTGGCCAGCTAGAGCCATGGAGGTTCTCTTGGCTCCGAGATGCACTCTCTTTAACAGTTATCTCACTCCAGCCAACATGTCTTACATCCTTCATGTAGAAGGGTAGACCAAGCCGAATATAAATCTTGTTCCCCCGCCTTGGGATGTAGGCCTTCTGCCACCTGTGTTATTTGGCAGAGTGCATTTAAAGCACTGTATCTGAATGGAGAAATGTTTTGGACCAGCAGTAATAAACCATGAGAAGGGAAGGATGCTTTGAAAGACTATTAAACCTGAGCAGTCCTGCACTTTCTGTTCTTATTACAGCCTCTGTCAGGTTTCTCAGTCATTGTAAAAACTTTTCATATGTCATTTGATTAAATACTTGTTGCAGACACAGCCTCTCTTTGCCTTTGTAATAGTGATTAATTATGACAGGCTACGACTGATGGAGACAAACTGTGTCACTGTTCTGATCCAAGCATCCCTCTTTAGGATGACTCAGTTGTGTGAATGGCCTATCTGATTCATGTTGACACATGTATTTAATCTTCTTTCTGACATGCTCAGGCCTTCAAGGAGTGCAGGTTGGAATGGAGGTGACTCCTCTGTTTTGCTTACTTAGTCTCCCCTCTCCAAGGAAGACCTTTTACAGGGAGAAAGTTGTCCTTTGGATGCTTGTACCTGAGCCTCCCACTCAGGTTCAGCCACGCTAGgagggcagcactgctgggcgCTGCCTGCTCCTGTACCCAGGAGGGGTTGTGACCCAGGTGTTAGTCCCAGCAGAAAGTTAAAACCTTCTGAGCCAGAGGTTGTGGTGCTGGGTTGGAGGGATGTTTTTTCTATCGGGCTGCTGCTAAATACCCGGTTGCAACAAATAGAAGGCCCGGCAGGTGGAAGTGTTGTTCCAGACGCTTCCTTGCTAAACCACTGTAAATGCGCTTCTGGGGAGCGCCTGCCACTGCCCTTGCCCGCCCCTTACCtaagaaaatgggaaatgtgTCCCCTTTGCGGAAAAAGAGGTAAGGAGAAGGACTAATGCTAAGCTTTGGTTGGACTCAGGAGTTGCTTACAAGGGGCTTGGCTGAcatgggcagcagctgcttaGATGTCAGCACTGGTGAGAATTTGGTATCCCTTCCCTGTTTTCTGATTGGAATTCCTGGTGCTGTCCTCTTGCTGCCTCTTTTGTGTTCTTTCCCTCTTGTCTGCATGGGAGGGAAGGTCACCCAGATGTATGAGGTCCAGACAAGGGAAATAGTGAACATACTGGAGTGTGTGTACTGGGAATTGTGTAATAGCATGTGGGAGGGGCTTTCTTGTAATAGGATCAAGTTCAACTATCTGCAGCCAAAAGTGGTAAATATAGAACAGTTCAAAGACCAATTCCCTTCTTTATCCATTTGTTCTTGCtcccaaaattttaaaaagtgtaaaaaaagagaatgctTCTTTAAAGAATGAAAGCAATAGTGTTTGAAAAAGTGGTTGATCAAAAGGTGTATATACCACATGTCTCCTTAAAAACTCTACAGTCTGTGCCTGCTGTCGTGTATGTGAGCTGGTCTAACACATGCAACTCCATGTGGAGTTGTCATGGAGACAATTAACAGTGTGAAAAAGGTGGTTGTGCCACAACTTGAGTTTTGAAAGAGGTAGATTTCTGGGGTGATACTCCGTTTCAAATCCTCATCTTCAGTATTTGGTAGTTCCTTTGATCTTACAGAGGTCCTTCATGTCACCCCATGTGCCTCCTTTACCTGTTTCTCCTGCGCACCCTTGCTTCTGTGGTTGTTCAGTTCCTGGGCCCTTCTTTTGCAGgctgaggaaagcaaaagccatccTTTGTTGCTCCAGAAAGAAGCACTAGTAGGGTAATGTGGTTCACTCTGTACAAAACCCTGCTTGTTTGCTTACAAATGTAAGTAAAcaggaaagctgttttttcagaGTTAATGAGGAACTTTATAAAGTGGGGCCCAGAGCAGTTTTCCCCAAGGATAATAACACCTGGATCTGTGGAGTTTTAAAGCTAGATGGCAGCTCTCATTACTGGCTGGAAAGACTACCAGGGCCAACTAAAGTAATCAACATACTTCTTGTGGGCTGTATGCCATGAGGTATTACATTGTTGAAGAGGTTAAACCTACCTGACTGGATTTTGCCATCTGAAATCAAATTTGGTTGTACAGTAAACAGTATCCTTAAATAAATTATACTTTATTTtgcaggagaaaggaaaagcaagcagaatgAATGGGTGGCTCTATATAAACAATATTCTAGAAGGGCAAAGATCTGACATGTTCTAGCCTTGATTTTCCCTCTCCctagcagagcagcagctcctatGAAAGGACAGCAGTGCCACCTGCACACTGGGTAGATAAGGGCAAGACCTGAGGAGAATGTCTACAGGCTAGAGGAGAGAATGGGTACCAGCCTGTCGCATGTGCCTGGTGATAAGCTACAGCTAAACATCTCATACTCCCAGCTTTCTATGTTATGGTCTAGTCATGCCTAGAGCATGCCAGCTCCTCAACTGTACTGGGACCCCACGTAGTGGCTATCGTAGAGCAACCTGTGCCATCTCTCTGTTCCTTGCAGCCAGATTTTTCTGCCCCATGTAAGAGAAGAGGGGGTtagggaaggagcagctgccacagctgcttttcctaGCTGGCCTCCAACCTCTGGTTCCCATGCTGGAAGCTAACACACTGCAGCCCTCAACCCCTGGACCTGCTAGACAGCATTTCTCTCCAGCTTGCAGCAGCGCAGGGAGACATCCCGCTGCTGCAGGGTGAGCACCATGTGCTGGCTGAGCTCATCGGGCTTCTGGCTCGCTTCCCAGCTCTGCGACACCAGCTGagcatcctgcagcagaaaatAGAGGTAGCTGAGCtagggaagaaggaggagggtGCCATCTTAGAGTGCATCCCCACCCACACACAGCAGGGAGTTGGAATGGgaggcagcaacagcagcaactttaatataaatgcaaataaaagctCTGGAGTGTTATTAATGTGGTAGAACCTTTCCAGGGAAATCGTTTAAAGAAGGCAGAATAGTTCCCAGATGCTCAGTGTTGAGCTAGCTTATTGTGAACAAGATTCATCAGGCCTGTTAATGGCCTATTGCTGCCTCATGACGTGAATGGAAAGCAAATAGGAAAATTTGTTTGGATGGGTACAAGCTGATGTAAGCCAATACAGCCTCTGCTGTATGAACAAGTCTTTAGTGTAGAAAGCAACAACAGCTAACACCAGCATTATATGTGTATCAGGAGAGGGCAGGACTGCAAGtgtaaaccaagaaaaaacGTGTTTGCTCAGGACACTAACGAACTTCTTGCCTTTGAAATGACATGGCAGTAAGAAATCTGGCTGCCAGTGAACAGAGACTGACTGTAAAACTTGCTTAGGCAAAGACGacttaaaatgctgaaaaagctGTGGAGGAAAAGTGGGGGGAAGGCTCTTAAAAAGTTTTGGCAATCTCAGcctctggtttctttttcataaCTGATTTACATTTCAGTCTTTACCTACAACACTGATGGGCTCCTGAATATCCTGGGTAAGGAGCTGGTTATTGTAGAAGGTGTACAGCAGCAGCGCCCTCAGTAACTCACAAAAGAAAAGTTACAGCAAAAGGAAGTGTCTCATTTTGAGACAAGAATACCCATCAACTCAACTAAAAATGAGGAGTGTAAAAGAAGGCAGGCTGCCTCATGCCTGTTTGCAGCTCAAAACGTGGAACTCCAGCCAAGGCAGGCTGAAGGGTTAGTAGGTTTGAGATGGATTAAAGGTTTGCATGTCTATCCATAGTTACATTAAATAGGATTAACAGTGCCAACCACTAATGGTGTGGGcaggggaaataaaaagcatgacggttgctctgcagctgtctacagggttACATGCACCTTTTTCTGAACGAATTAGCTGTTGGCAGGGCTAACCAGTAATCTAGCCAAGCTGGTCTGTCCTGAGCTGCACCGTGTGTGTGCCAGCAAGATCATTTATCTCTTTTAATGGGAGGCAAAGACTAGGtctttttctctgcctgcctgcgCACTGCAATGAAAATGCAGAGGAGTTACAGATTTAGCCAATTCTCTGCCCTATATAAATTAAGCTGACATGTCTGCTGCACTTGAAACTTGCTCCCTGCCATTTCTTAAAAGGGTGTGTATgtataaaagaggaaaaaagcagctgaaggagaaatGAGAGATGGCTAGCCATTACTTGGAGAACATGCACCCACGTAATAGGGAAATTGGAGTTTGTGGGTAGGGCTAGCTTCATTCAGTGGCTTGTGACACTGCATGAATGCactgaaaataatgcaaagacAGCATACCTGGGATACCTGAGCAGCCAAAATAGTACTGCCTAGGTCAGGGGACCAAACTCCTCTGTTAATTCACAAGGCCCAACCTGTAGGCCTGAAGCATTTCAATGGGAAATTCAGCAAAGAGTGAGCTTGTTTGGCTCAGCAAGGGATGCTCATGGTAAGACCCCAAGACTGTCTTTGTACTGGAAATGAAATGCAGCAGGAGGGTAGATGCTGAACTGCATGGCAGGGCTGTGAATACAGCAGGAGGACATAGAGGAATTTGTGTTATGGTTGTCTCCAGAAGCTATTTGAactgtattaggaaaaaatcagCATGCAAAAGGTGGAAATTATGCCTATAGAAAGGACAATATAGATCCTGTTGATTCTGAAGGCCTAAGCCTATGGAAAGATAAAGAAAACTACTGTTATTCTGGAAAATTTATAGATttcccacaacaaaaaaaggttttctgaaTCAGGAACAGATGTAGTAAGTGGAGAAGAAGGGTGGCTACCCAACAGCAAGGGCTGAGAAAGCAAGGGACATCTTAAAACAGAGAAAGTATATGGATATCTCAAGAACAGAAGCTGAACCCTACCTAAAGAAAAGGTGAGGCAATACTTAACAAGGCTGTGGGAAATGTGGGTGAaacaagaaatgtatttttttcaggaggcATATGACTGCTCTCTGGAAACAACATGGCTTGGGGGCCGGGGGAGAGGGGGCTGTGACTGGACTGCCTACCACTCTATGAAATGGTTTTGATCAGAAtaacccttttttctttctttttcttcctaccaGTCCAGCTCAGGAGTGCTGGGGGAACATTCACCTCCCAAAGGACAGCCTGTCCTTGCAGCTATTTCTGGGCTTTCTGCCAGGGCAAAATCTATTTGGAAGATTTTATCATCattctttcttcatcttctaAAGCTGCAActgggggtttatttttgtaagcatGCTGCAAAGGTGCATCTGGTTCTTCATGCAGGCATGTGGAGAAGTTGTCAGTGGTGGTGGTTTCCtcttttcatttgcaaagcGAAATGCAAGCACCTGGTTCTCTCTAAAGGCAGAATGAAGAGGAAGGTAGTTATAAGTATCATTGTATAACAGCAGAAACAAGCTTGTGAAAAGAAGCCATATGTTGTCAGAGCAGCTTTGTGAGACGTGAACCACTGGGAGTTGTTTGGTTATGTATGGAAGTACTGGAGTCCTGCTTACTATGAAGTGCAAAATGGGCTAAGGGATCAGGAGCCTGAGGGTCATGCACACTCTGTGTGTGAAGTCCACTTTACTGCCCTTAATTCAGAGGAAATATAATTGAACCAGAAATCCCATCAGCCATGCCAACTTCAGATTCAAATAGGTTTTATATAATATAGATTGAGGGAACTCTGCTGTTTCCAAGTATGTAGAAGAACTGGGCTCCTCTGAGTGTAGGTAAATCCTGCGTTTTATGCACTAGTCTATTTCTGGACATGGTATTATTGCACTGTACACAAGCCACAAGGATTCGATTAAAGCACATTTGTTCAGAGAGGCTGTGAGAAAAAGAAGACAGCTCCTGCAGTTTGCAAAATGTAAAATCAGTCACCAGCCAGGAGGCTATTAGACTTTTTCTGCTACAGGCTGGAGCTTGTTATGTGACAGTGTCCTCAGTGTTCCTTGCCTCCTGTGGCGGGCTGAACAAGCTGCTGGGATGCAGAGCCAAGTGGTGTGATGCTGGCTGTGCCTAACACAAGCCTGGAGGAAAGGTCTAAATGGAAAATGCCAAGGAAGAGCCAATCCTAATCTCCAGCCTGTGTAAAATCTTAACTAAGTTACTATGTATGGAAACATGGCGTCATTTCAGCAAGCGTTGCATAAGGTTGCTATATCGGATgcctctgcaaagctgcaagCTCAGAGCCTCAGCAAATCATAATGACACCAACAGCTCTAAGAGCAGATTTCTGGTTCTCCTGCAAGGAAGGAGTCCTGTAAAACGTGGATACAGGGCAGagagcaaagcagcacagatgcGTCACGCATTCCTGTCTCCTGTTCCAGCTCTGATCTTCCTTGCCTGGAGTGAGTATAATTTGGTAAACTGGAGGTACATACTCTCTGGAGGGCTGTAGAAACCAAAATCATGTATTTACTGGCCAGCACAGACACTGCCTCGTCTGTCTGCAGAGCATGGGCTCAAAGAAAAACTGATAAATTGATTTTAGTCAGAACTGGCTCACAGACAGCCCTGCCAtggggtggggttggggtggggggtaaATGTGCTGACAGTTTTTCCAGGCTTTGGGTAAGCTGAGTAAGGGCTGCAAAGTACACCCACTGCCccacagcctgggctgctgccaggcttAAGCAGAAGTTGCGATGGCTCAAAGGGAAGCGGAGGTGCTTGCCCTGTGGCTGGAAAGGGGCATGGTTCTGGGGAAAGGAGGGGTTTGCCCTGCACAGACAAGCCACTTGCTTATACACTCACGTGAGTTGCCATGTTCTCTGCGGCTCAGCTG
Encoded proteins:
- the RPS19BP1 gene encoding active regulator of SIRT1, with the protein product MSASLLRRGLELLEAPGRGKAPPGLTEGRDGPRAAGAARRRKRAPEPRRNKATVKGRVVKSVIEEYHKKKAVNHLRANLQYMLKGQFVANKAITEQVLAQNRGRKAKDQPPKKMAKKKPEGTVFTEEDFRKFEREYFGRP